A stretch of DNA from Cellulomonas fengjieae:
ACAGCATGTCGACCACGCAGGGCGCGCAGGCGCTCGTGTGGGACGACAGCGGGACGGCCGACCACCTCTGGCGGTTCGTCTGAGACACCGGGGTCGTGACCGGCAGCCCGCACAGGGCAGCCGCCGTGCGCGATGATGGGGCATGGCCCCCGACCAGGTCGTCTACCACCGGTACCCGCCGCCTCCGGGCGCGCACGGGATCGTCGATCACCTCTGGGTGGTCCGGCTGCCCGAAGGCGCCGTCGAGCGCGAGGTGCTGCTCCCGGACGGGCACGGGCTCGTGACCGTGGCCGTCGGCACCCCGGGGGAGCGGATCGACCCGCTGACGCTGGAGCGCACCCCCGACGGCAGCGCGGTGCGCGGCCTGGCGGACCGGGCCGTGGTCCGGGAGCAGCGCGGGCCCGCGGTCCGGCTCGGTGCCCAGCTGGACCCCGTGGCGCTCGCGCGGATGGGCGTGCACGCGGCTGCGCACGAGCCTGTCGCGCTGACGACGGTGCTCGGCGACGGGGTCGAGGAGGACTGCGCCAGCGCGCTCGGGCAGGGTCGCGACGCCGACGCCGCGTACGTCCTCGGCTCGGCACTGGCCGCGCGTGCCGTGCCGCCGCCGGTCGGTTCACCGCTGGAAGCGCTGGCGCCGGTGCTGCGCAGCGTGATCGAGCAGCGCGGGCTCGTGCGGGCCGCCGACCTGGCGCGCCAGGCTGACCTGTCGGTGGCGGTGCTGCACCGCGAGGTCGTCGAGACCCTCGGCGTCACCCCCGCGGCGTTCCTCGCAGCGGTGCGCTTCTCGGCGTTCGTCCGCGACGCCGTCGGGCCGGGTCCCGTGCGCCCCGGTGACGTCCTCGCGGCGCTGCGGTGGTACCTGCGCGCCGGCTACCCGCCGCGGGAGGTCGAGCGGTTCACCGGCCTCGGGCACGTGGAGCTGCGACGGCTCGAGGCGGGCCTCGCCGCGGCGCTGGGGGTCGCGGCCTGAGGTTAGGGTTCACCTCGTGAGCGAGCGCATCAGGGTGGCCGTGCTGGGTGCGGCCGGCCGCATGGGATCGACCGTCGTGCGCGCCGTCGAGGAGGCGCCGGACCTGGAGCTCGTGGCCGCGCTCGACGCGGACGAGGACCTGACGGCGGTCGTGCGGGCGGGGGCGCAGGTCGCCGTCGACTTCACCGTCCCGTCGGCCACCGAGGGGAACGTGCACGCGCTGGTCGACGCAGGCGTGCACCTGGTCGTCGGCACCACCGGGTGGGACGACGACTCCCTGGCGCGCGTGCGGGACCACCTCGTCGACCGCCCCGGCGTGGGCGTGGTCGTCGCGCCGAACTTCGCCCTCGGTGCCGTGCTGGCCATGGCGTTCGCCGCCCGCGCCGCCCGCTGGTTCGAGTCGGTGGAGGTGATCGAGCTGCATCACCCCGCCAAGGTGGACGCGCCGTCCGGGACAGCCCGCCACACGGCCTCGGCGATCGCGGCCGCGCGTGCCGCGGCAGGGGTCGGCCCCGGTCCGGACGCGACCAGCCAGTCGCTGGACGGCGCGCGGGGAGCGGACGTCGACGGCGTGCGGGTGCACTCGGTGCGACTGCGCGGCCTCGTCGCCCACGAGGAGATCCTGCTGGGCAACGCCGGCGAGCAGCTGACCATCCGGCACGACTCGTTCGACCGGGTCAGCTTCATGCCCGGCGTCCTGCTGGCCGTCCGCCGGGTCGGGGCACGTCCCGGCCTCACCGTCGGCCTCGAGCACCTGCTCGACCTGGCGTGACCATGGCGACGTCGTCGAAGCGTGTGCGCTGGACCTCCCTGGCCGGTGCCGTGGCGCTCACCGGCCTGCTGGCCCTCTACGTGGGGGTCGTCGCCATCCGGGCGACCGCACTCGTGCGGACGGGGGAGCCCGTGGGGGTCGGCCTCGGGATCGCGCTCTGGATCCTGCCGCCGCTGGTGATCTGGCTGGTCGCACGCGAGTGGCTGCTGGCCGTCGACGTGCAGCGGATGGCCGACGAGCTGGCCGCGGCCGACGAGCTGCCCGTCGACGACCTGCCGCGCTCGCCCGGCGGGCGGATCGACCGGGCGGCCGCCCGCGCCGCCTTCGAGCCGGCCCGCGAGCTCGCGGAGGCGGCGCCCGACGACTGGCGGTCCTGGTACCACCTGGCGTTCGCGTACGACGCGGCGGGGGACCGGCGGCGCGCCCGCGAGTCGCTGCGCACCGCCAGCCGGCTGCACCGCTCCTAGATCGACGCGGACCAGCGGTGCTCGGTCACCGTGCGGGTCGACCCGTCGGGCATCCGGCCGGAGATCAGCTCGCGCACCACGTCGTCGGGACCGAGGCCCGCGGACGACAGGAACTGCGCCCGGGCGTCGTCGCCGTCGAGCAC
This window harbors:
- the dapB gene encoding 4-hydroxy-tetrahydrodipicolinate reductase; protein product: MSERIRVAVLGAAGRMGSTVVRAVEEAPDLELVAALDADEDLTAVVRAGAQVAVDFTVPSATEGNVHALVDAGVHLVVGTTGWDDDSLARVRDHLVDRPGVGVVVAPNFALGAVLAMAFAARAARWFESVEVIELHHPAKVDAPSGTARHTASAIAAARAAAGVGPGPDATSQSLDGARGADVDGVRVHSVRLRGLVAHEEILLGNAGEQLTIRHDSFDRVSFMPGVLLAVRRVGARPGLTVGLEHLLDLA